The Quercus lobata isolate SW786 chromosome 9, ValleyOak3.0 Primary Assembly, whole genome shotgun sequence region GGCCCGTTTAAAAACCCGGTAccctaaattacaaaaataccctttatatatatatatatatataaacctataATCTAACCCTAAATCCCTAATCCGGTAATCCCTCTCCctcatttcaattttctttagcaTCCCTCAGTCCCTCACTCCGATCGACACTCCCTCTCCCTCAGCTCATCTCCATCAGGTTTGTGCTCTCACCacaaagtttttattattatttttttaatgttgttgttgttgttgactGACAGGTCCGACACTCCCTCTCCCTCAGTTCATCTCCATCAGGTTTGTGCTCTCactatcttcttctttcattttccttttttttttctttttgttgttgttgttgaccGACAGGTTCGACACTCCCTCTCCCTCAGCTCATCTCCATCAGGTTTATGCTCtcaccatcttcttctttcattttcctttttttgttttttttgttttttttgttgttgttgttgttgttgaccGACAGCTCATTTTGCTCTATTCTGATCTCCATCAGGTTTGTGCTCTCAccgtcttctttttttttttttttttttttttgtttttaatgttgttgttattgttgttaacCGACACTCCCTCACTCCCTCTCCCTCAGCTCATTTTGCTCTGTTCTGATCTCCTTGGAAGACCCATTTGGTTTGCGCTCTTACcgtcttcttctttcattttccttttttttgttgttgttgttgttgttgttgttgctttcTGGGTCTCTTATTTTATGTAAATTCATAGGTTAAGTGTACAGAAATTGGATGCTTTGTTTTGTACCAGTGGGGTCAtggattgattgattgattcgTTTTTTTTTGAGGTGTATTGGTTGTATCATTGTAGATTCTAGTTTGTTTGTAgtcattgaaatttaagattGATTCTTGTTATCCTGGGGTTCAATTAAGGACTATGTTGAAGTTtcttttttgggtcttctttGATGTTTTAGTTTGGTTTATAATTTTGTAGGcttaatatgttattttttatttgtttattagtttAATATTAATCTCATATTGACTAGATCTAACGGGCATACCACAAagttcttcatcttttttttcttgcacCTATTGTGTGTTTGTTAGTCTTGACTCACACATACGTCACACACACAGTAATCCCCAAATAAAAGTAACAATTGTTGTTGTGCACACAACATTTTTCCATAATGAGGAAAATTTTAGCTtatataatactttttttttttgttgagaaaaagcTTATATGATACTTTAATGTCTATCATACTGCTTTGGTGAAAAATAAATCCTTATTATAGATTTATTAGTTTCTCATTTAttgattgttttctttttcaatatattGTTTTCTAGTATaacatgtataaaaaaaaaaaataaaaaaaaaaataaaaaaaaaagtaactggGACAGTTGGTAAATGCATCTTAAACTCCTATAGATGgattgatttcttttcttaagaAATGATTTTGTTAACATGGAACTAATAAACATGGAACAGAGTATATAATACCTATTTCTTAATGCATATAATCTTTAAGGAAACAACCTACAACCTTAAATTATCTTTGATCATTACGCTTGTTTCATGTGATAACTTTGGTGTCTTCTTCATTTCTACATAGTTTGTTTAATGGAagaaattgtttgttttttgtctttgttgggaATGCAGATCTTAAAATGGAGATGAAAGacacaaacacagacacaaACAAATCTAGTTCTTCCTCGCCAAGTGGCTCTCCCTTGAGAACCGGACGTTGTCCCTTGCCGACTATGCGGTCTCCTTTGCCATTTTCACGATCACTCTCGCCATTGTCGCCTGGCAGCTCACCCTCAGGATCACCATTAAACAACGAGTAAGTGTTTGAATTTGTAGTTAATCATGTTTAATTATGATTGCATTGATAGAATTTGTGAATCTGtgtaattatgaatttgtgccTATTAATCAATGAGTAtgtgtaataataaatttgtgataatttgttttgattctaACTCCCAAACTTCTGAACCAATTAGGAATTTGAAATCCCCGACGGTGGACTTAGTGGGAGAAGACTTAGAGGTAGAGGAACAAGAAGGGACAGAGGGAGAGCAAGAGCCTACAAATGAGGACTTGGAtacaagtagaaaaagaaagactacctTAGATGTTTGGTCTCATTTTACAAGGAagaaagttgatggaaaagttAAAGCCCAATGCCATCATTGTAACAAACTTTACTTGGGTGAGTCTAGCCAAGGTACAACTCATTTGCATAATCATTTAGCAAGATATCCATAGATGAAATTTAAAGATATAAGGGATATGCGACAACAAGTCttaattaaacaacaaaataaggtGGATGGAACCATGAGTTTGAATACTTACCAATTTGATCAAGTTAGAGTGAGGAATAAGCTTGCTCGTATAGTCATCCTACATGAATATCCCCTTTCAATGGTTCACCATATTGGGTTCAAAGAATTTGTGGTTGATCTTCAACCTATGTTTAAACTTGTCACAAGAAATACTTTGAAGAGTGACATTCTTAAAATCTATGATAATGAGAGGGAGAAAGTTTTGAAGATGATGGATAAGAATGAAAGTAGGATGGCAATTACAATTGATATGTGGACTTCAagtaacaaaaagagagggTTTATGGTCATTACCGCTCATTTTATTAATCATACTTGGACGTTGCAAAGCCGGGttttaaggtaatttttttatctataaattgaTTGTTAAAGACTTTACATTTAGaatgtttattgagttatgttataattattcatattatttttctaggtttgtttatGTTTCTTCTCCACACACGAAAGATGTCCTTACTGAAGTCCTTGTTGATTGTTTTTTAGAGTGGAACATTGATAGGAAGTTGTCCACAATAACTGTTGATAATTGTAGTACTAATAATGTCATGATAAGACTTCTTTTGAATAAGCTTGATACTAGTTCTCTTATGTTGAGTGGGTTTATGTTGAATATGAGGTGTGCTgcacatattttgaatttgattgttcaagATGGGTTGTATATTATCGGTGATGGTATTGAAAGGATTCATGATAGTGTGATTTATTGGACTGGATCATCCAAAAGGAGGcagaaatttgaagaaaatgcaCGTCAATTGCGTGTTCAATGCACCAAAGAGTTAGTCTTAGATTGTAAAACTCGTTGGAATTCAACTTACTTAATGCTTTCTACTGCATTGATTTATAAAGATGTTTTCTCACATTTGGCTAAACATGAAATATCTTATACTTGTTTACCATATGATTATGATTGGGAGTTAGCCAAAGATATTTGTGGGAGGTTGAGTTCTTTCATAGTGCGACTGAGTTTTTCTCTGGTTCGTAAGTACCCCACaactaatatgtattttaatttggtgtGTGAGTTGAAAATTGCATTGAATGAATGGAGTGTGTCTTTAAATGAGATGATAAGTACGATGGCAGAAAGCATGCTTgctaaatttaattcttattggGCTAATGTTAGTGTTGTTATGGCTATTGCTGCTATCTTAGATCCAAGATATAAGATAAAGttattagaattttattatCTTAACATTTATGGTGATAATTCTGATTTggagattgaaaaaattaagaatctttGTTATGATTTGCTTGATGAGTATGGAGATATAAATGAGTCTTCTGTAGATAATGAAGGAAATTCTGCAAATACTTCAAGCCTTGTGGCACAAATGAAATTTAGGTTGAGTGGGGCAATGTcatcttttgatttgtttgtgaacAATAGTTCAAGTAGTTCAAAGAAACATGGGAGTGCTAGAATGGAATTTGATCATTTCATTGATGAGGGAGTGTTGAAGAGGAGTgaagattttgatattttgggatgGTGGAAAAGTAATGGTCTCAAGTATCTTACTTTATAAAGGATTGCAAGAGATATTTTAGCCATTCTTGTCACAACTGTTGCTTTAGAATCGGCCTTTAGCACTAGTGGAAGACTTTTAAGTCCACATTGTAGTAGGCTACATCACAAGACTATAGAGGCAATGATGTGTGCTCAGAATTGGTTATGGAGTGAAATCAACGGTTAGCAATTGTctaatttctatttataaaatcaaaattgtatttttttatttgctagttacaatttgatgaattttattccattctttaattcattgttgttgtagGTTCTTCAACTATGTCTGGTGATTGTACACTTCAATCAATTCTTGATGATGGGAAGCCTAATGAAGAGGATGGGAGTTATGTCACAATTGTGGATGATTAgacattttgtattaatttagtagcctttttaatttcttaaacttGTTagattaatttgttggtttgtaaTTATTCTAAGCCTTTTTAACCTTTTGTAATTTCTTagcctttttaatttgttggtttgtggaAGATAAGacattttgtaatttcttagacttgtgggatttgttttgtaactttttattttttaatttcttgaacttgTTGGACTGGTAATACTTAGTTCTTGGACttaatggatttattttatttttatgtttagttggtgattttagttatgatttattgatttatagatgTATAATTAACAGGTGATatattgatttatgattaacctataatttggattgatttggcTGCATATGCCAAAAATCTTAATacaaaaaatgccaaaaatcttAATAGGCTTGAATGGGCTTGAATTGGCTGCCCAATAATGCCTTGAATGGCTTGAATCTGgcaaaaaaatcttaatgggcttaaaataaaaaaaataaaaaattggttggGCTAGATTTGGGCCCAAGCGGTTAAATGAGGCCCGCGGGGCGGGTTTGGgccctggaaaaaaaaaaaaaaaaaaaaaaaaaaaaaaactaataatcgGGCCAGGTCCAGGTCGTAGGTCTTGGCCCGCAGTTAGGTCCGGGTATGCAAAGACCCGGCCCGAACTCGGCCCGTTGCCATCCCTAATTAGGAGGAAAGAGGGTGATGAATGGAAAACTgcatttaaaactaaatatggATTGTATGAGTAGTTAGTAGTGCCTTTTGGTCTAACTAATGCTCCAAATATATTCATGAGGTTAATGAATCATGCATTGCATGCATTTCCAGGTAGATTTGTTGTGgtctattttgatgatattttggtaTATAGCAAGAACTTAGATGAGCATATTGATTGTTTGTATTGTGTACTTGATggtttgaaaaaagaaaaactatatgcCAATTTAAAGAGATGTGCCTTTTACATGGACAAAGTTGTGTTTCTTGGTTTTGTTGTTAGTGCAAAAGGAATTGAGGTGGATGGGGAAAAGGTGAAGGCTATCAAGGGATGGCCCTCACTAATGTCAATCACGAAGGTAAAAAGTTTTCATGATTTGACTAGTTTTTATCGGCGCGATTTGTCAAAGATTTCAGTATGCTAGCTGCACCACTCACaacaattgttaaaaaatctGTGGGTTTTAAATGGGATAGTGAGCAAGATCGTGCATTTATTGAGATTAAAGAAAGGTTATGTGATGCTCCTTTATTAGCATTACctgattttttgaaaacttttgaaattgaGTGTGATGCCTCAGGAATAGGTATTGGAACTATTTTGATGCAGGAGAAGTGGCCTATAACCTATTTCAGTGAAAAGATAAATGGGGCAGCTTTAAGCTACCCGACATATGACAAGGACCTTTATGCATTGGTGAGAGCATTAGAGACTTGGCAACATTACCTTTGGAAAGAATTTGTCATTCATATCGACCATGAGTCTTTGAAGCACTTGAAAGGACAAGGTAAGTTGAATAGAAGATATGCCAAGTGGGTGTAATTCATTGAGACTTCCCTTATGTAATTAAATACAAACAAGGTAAGGAAAATATTGTGGCTTATGCATTATCAAGAAGGTACGCCCTTGTCTCTACTTTAAATGCAAAGTTATTGGAATTTGAATACGTTAAGGAATTGTATGCTAATGATGATGACTTTGCTAGTGTATATGGAGCATGTGAGAAGGCAGCGTTTGGAAAGTTCTATAGACTAAATGAGTACTTGTTTAGAGAGAATAGACTTTGTGTGCCTAATAGTTCTGTGCGTGAGTTGCTTGTGCATGAAGCACGTGAAGATGGTTTAATGGGTCATTTTGGTGTAAGAAAGAATTTAGACGTGTTgcatgaacattttttttggccaaagatGAAACGTGATGTGGAAAGAGTTTGTACTAGATGTATTACCTATAGGCAGGCCAAATCTAGAGTCTTACCACAGGGATTATACACTCCTCTGCTCGTACCTAGTGTGCCTTAGGTTAATATTTCTATAGATTTTGTTTTAGGCCTGCCTAAGTCAAGGAAAGGTAGGGATTCGATTTTTGTGGTTGTTGATAGGTTTTCTAAGATGACACATTTCATATCTTGTTATATAACCGATGATGCAACCCACATCActgatttattatttaaaaagataatacGACTCCATGGTGTTCTTAGGAGTATGGTGTCTGATTGTGATATTACGTTCTTTagctatttttggaaagtcTTGTGGGGAAAGTTGGGGACTAAATTATTGTTTTCAACTACTTGTCACACCCAAACAAATGGACAAACCAAGATAGTGAATAGAACTTTATCTACTTTGTTGCGTACTATACTTTGGAAGAACTTGAAAAATTAGGAGGATTGTTTGCCATTCATTGAGTTTGCATATAATCAGAGTGTTCATATATCGACCCAAGGCAGACCAAATCTAGAGTCTTACCACAGGGATTATACACTCCTTTGCTCGTACCTAGTATGCCTTGGGTCGATATTTCTATAGATTTTGTTTTAGGCCTGCCTAGGTCAAGGAAAGGTAgggatttgatttttgtggttgttgATAGGTTTTCTAAGAGGACACATTTCATATCTTGTCATATAACTGATGATGCAACCCACATCGCtgatttattctttaaaaagatAGTACGACTCCATGGTGTTCCTAGGAGTATTGTGTCTGATTGTGATGTTAAGTTCCTTagctatttttggaaagtcTTGTGGGGAAAGTTGGGGACTAAATTATTGTTTTCAACTACTTGTCACACCCAAACAAATGGACAAATCGAGGTAGTGAATAGAACCTTATCTACTTTGTTGCTTACTATACTTTGGAAGAACTTGAAAAATTAGGAGGATTGTTTGCCATTCATTGAGTTTGCATTTAATCGGAGTGTTCATTCtactactaattttttattatttgagattgtttatggttttaatcCACTAACTCCTTTGGATTTGCTACCTTTGCTAGTTAATGAAAAGACTAGTTTGGATGGTCAAAAGAAGGCTGAGATGGTGGAGAAACTCCATGAAAGTGTATGGCAAgacatagaaaagaaaaatgagcaatatGCGGCCAAACCCAACAACGGCCGTCGACAAGCCATCTTTGAACTAGGTGATTGGATTTGGGTGCTTATGAGAAAGGAAAGATTTCCAGCCCATAGGCGGTCCAAGCTATATTCTAGAGGGGATGGTCCATTTCAAGTTCTTGCGAGAATCAATGATAATGAATACAAGTTGGATCTTCCAGGCGAGTATAATATTAGTGCTACATTTAATGTTTTTgatctttctctttttgatgTAGGAAACGATTTGAGGACGAATCCATTTGAAGAGAGAGGGAGTGATGAGAATCAACAATAACCATTAAAGGATCCATTGCATGTTCCAGTTGGGCCTATTACTAgagcaagatccaagaagatcaaagaagcacttaatgggCTTATTTAAGAGATTTGGGCTGATTCTAAAATGGGGCATTCCAAGCTTGGCCCAAAGGAAGTTGAAGGCGTAATCAATTTAATCCAAGCTATTGATAGGGTTGATCTTGCTTAATTGGGCGTAATTTCCGTAGCAATGGTGTGGATTAATGGTTGATTGACTTTCCAGTTTCATGCCAATTAATTGGTTGACTGACTTGCCTTCCTTAGGCATGATTTCCTTGCCcaattttgtctatttttggCATGGAGGAGCTactaatttcagaccaaataAACCTTAATTATAGGCTTCTATTATTTAGTCCTTTTTTTGCTATGTTTTATAaatagcatgcactcattgtaCTCAGGGACGgatttttgaatgaaaaatcaagtaaaaacgtgaggttgcttcttcTGTTGGTTCTTCAAAGAACTTGTGAACTTATTAAGGATTCTTTCTTGTAGTGTTCAAATTTAATACCTTCAGTTCGTGATttaattataatcattgggtcgAGGTTTGTTactttatacctttggttcaTGTTTCATTTATAGACGTTGGGTCGaggttttctatcaaaaatatgaattttagctttcttgggcaagtattccaatattgtttgttgggtctcaaagcaTGTCAATTAAGGTTCGCATCATTAGCCTTCCACTTGGAGGGTTTGGGTTCATTTCCCTTGAAACTTGTCCCATCAAGACTTCACTAGAAGGTTCCTACACCAGGCTATGAGCTGTAATGACACTGTTTAGGGgccatttcctcattaatgtggccagcTAAGtgggttcagagcattgaatgtgTAGGTGATGGATGTTTTATCTCCATTCTTCCCTTCTTTGCTTGACAACAAATCTTCCTTATCTTCCTCGGTTTATGAGCGATGGTCTTTAAATTGGTCCTTGGCCCTTCCAAGGACACGTTAGTATCCTCGGGGTCTTCAACATTGTAGTCTTCCTGTGCTTTTGATAAGTTGCTTATATCTTTCTCAAGGGCTTGCTGCTAGTGCCTTCTGAGGCCTATTCTTTTGACACTGGATTTCTCTCACTTGCCCTTGTCCTTGGATTCTCGTCCTCCCACAATTATCATGATAATTCTCTTTAAGAAAATGagaattttgaataatatatttggaaacttaaaaaatttattggtaaagaaaaaaattaggaaaCATATCAAATTAGTCATGCCTAGTCCACTTTGGTTTATACGCTCCATTTCGGTCCATTTGATTTACTTCGCTCACTTTGGTCTAATTTGCTTCCAAgattgaaaacataaaaattatatattattaaaaataaagtgatggaaattaatttttgaaattttttaatttttaggatgaaaaattataataaaatttagggaataaattatacatattcagTATAAGTTtgttatgaattttgattatcaTGAGAATCTCctttaagagaatgaaaaatttgaaaaatttatttgaaatttaaaaagtttagctgaaaaagaaaaatacacagcatattataacataattttGAAGAATATGTATCATCTTATACAggaataatatcaataaaacacaccaaataatagaatgatatattggTAGTCATAGATatagaaagatgaaaaataattttaaaaattgtctaatttttagggagaacaaaattatcttcaacaaattaaagagaacaaattatacattacattaaatttacaaaatgatTATCTATTCCCACGTATCGGGTGGATCTGTGACTAGTTATGAATAATACTTCAATCCtttgttcttttattatttacGGAGAATTACAAATATCTATctcaaaaattcaaagtatttgaaGGCCTTTTCAATTGAATAAAATAGTTGAGGGCGTGATCGTAGATAAATCCTTAATGGTACAGATATCTacttcaaaattcaaagtaGTTGGGATCGAGATCTTGTACAATTGCGCCATGCAATTACCCCATTtccttcataatttttttattttatttttattttttacattttaaacttttttaactttaaatttatacttatttttaattttttatttaatggttgagattgaaagttgcttATCAGGTTACCCTTGGTATTACATCGGATCCCAATCCAATTAGTTAAGATCTAATCATATATAAATCCTTCTGTTAGGTATCATTAAGTTGTGTCATTAGCAAGGAGGTAATTATATGTGGGATCCACTTTCCGTCACTAGTGGTGAGCCGCAGTGATGgcttcaagaatttttttagggtagtcattaaaaacttaaattaaaaaaaatttaataaaaataaaacttgaatatattaacattaaaaaaaaatctcaaatacataaagttttaaaattttcttctatgaGTTTTTCATATTTGGAATTGCTATATGATAGCTTCATTATTAATGCTATCagttacatctttttcaatacaCACAATAAAGTAATCATTAATTTATTGATCTCTCGTTTAGTTACCAAAATCTTGCTTAAATaagtaacaatataaacaatatgcatatcattttttatgatatgttcCAACCaatattttgtattctttaaactGATCAGTGCAATGCTccactaatttcttttttagggaAATCATGGTTAAGAAGTTGACAAGAACATTGTTGTAAATATGctctatttattttcttcttatcaTTAGGATAAAAAGATGAGACATTTTCTCATAGCTTagaatttgaaacttagaaaataaattttgcaataaaaGTGATTTCCTTATAAGAATTTTGTCAATAGtgctaacaaaagaaaaaatagtaaactataagttcattcaaACTATTCAACTTAGGCATTAAACCGTTACATTAATCATTTTCAATAAagtattgaaaaattattttagtgcaTATGTGTATGTACAATATGTATCACTTAAATCCAATAAATTCAACTCCAACTAGAGCAAACACTAACTAACTAGCTAttagaaaatatgcatttatatatatatatatatatatagcaatttAAAAATgcatcttttgaaaaaaaaaattaaatatcacaattaaacatttgatttaatCTTTTAGactaatttatttgtttggacaatatttgagaaatgttatttccacaaaattttcacaacaaatcttagttggcaattgttattggttctaatttacatgtcactaattttttttgttcactggTAACAACCtattatttagaatttgttgtaaaaatattgtgaatatagcattttttgcaatttttttgttcaatctttAACGAGTCAAAATTTTGCAGaggtcaaattttatttttaatgggctcaaatttttatttagaatgttcaagttttttttaaaagtggtcaatttttttttctagagtgATCAACAatccatattaatttaaaattcattttttttttagatatatatatatatatatatatatatatatattcccaagTTCAGGTGGTTCTGTGACCAATCATATATAGCTGCCCCTGGTGAGCCGTCACTAGTAGTGAGCACAAATAGTGATTTACACAAGCTgacaattcttttcttttctttttttttttaatttttttctgttatttatttttatttttataattgactgaccataaaaaaaataaaagaaaaagaagttgttttgaaattttaggcCCTGTTTGGTATACCTacttaaacacatgttttcagtttttaaacaacattacatgtattttcacatactttttcatcaacacgtattttcacacatattttcaaacacatgttttcaattttcaaatacatataCCAAACACTCTCTTAGTTTTGAAAAGATTCAGAGAATCCGAACAAGCCTCCACGTTACCAAATTTTAAGGAAGACCTTTATATTCTAAGTGAAGTAGTTGATGATTAGTCAAGACATCTATGGGTTAAGTTGCGCAAGACAACAAGAGTGAATTAAACAAATTCTCATTATATTGTCTTCAAATTTTACCTTAGCGAACTCATATTATCATAACAGATATAGATTGatgga contains the following coding sequences:
- the LOC115961837 gene encoding zinc finger BED domain-containing protein RICESLEEPER 2-like, producing the protein MSLNTYQFDQVRVRNKLARIVILHEYPLSMVHHIGFKEFVVDLQPMFKLVTRNTLKSDILKIYDNEREKVLKMMDKNESRMAITIDMWTSSNKKRGFMVITAHFINHTWTLQSRVLRFVYVSSPHTKDVLTEVLVDCFLEWNIDRKLSTITVDNCSTNNVMIRLLLNKLDTSSLMLSGFMLNMRCAAHILNLIVQDGLYIIGDGIERIHDSVIYWTGSSKRRQKFEENARQLRVQCTKELVLDCKTRWNSTYLMLSTALIYKDVFSHLAKHEISYTCLPYDYDWELAKDICGRLSSFIVRLSFSLVRKYPTTNMYFNLVCELKIALNEWSVSLNEMISTMAESMLAKFNSYWANVSVVMAIAAILDPRYKIKLLEFYYLNIYGDNSDLEIEKIKNLCYDLLDEYGDINESSVDNEGNSANTSSLVAQMKFRLSGAMSSFDLFVNNSSSSSKKHGSARMEFDHFIDEGVLKRSEDFDILGWWKSNGLKYLTL